A genomic segment from Actinomyces lilanjuaniae encodes:
- a CDS encoding DUF6912 family protein encodes MRVFLPATATDLRAESLSPRLAHAATPTLARALPEEDQEGLEVAASLCAADASLLLLAQPGAARHADRRVVIAADAADDTVRELDPGQDVLPGTVEVTVAVDWQDVAAIFVDDAQAQADVRAARHGDEEAFERAAQADLLWYDVTERDHLADDLGA; translated from the coding sequence ATGCGTGTCTTCCTTCCCGCCACCGCGACGGACCTGCGGGCCGAGTCTCTCAGCCCCCGCCTGGCCCACGCCGCCACCCCCACCCTGGCCCGGGCACTGCCGGAGGAGGACCAGGAGGGCCTGGAGGTCGCAGCCTCCCTGTGCGCGGCGGACGCCTCCCTGCTCCTGCTGGCCCAGCCCGGTGCGGCCCGCCACGCAGACCGGCGCGTGGTCATTGCCGCCGACGCCGCCGACGATACTGTGCGCGAGCTGGACCCCGGCCAGGACGTGCTCCCGGGGACGGTGGAGGTCACGGTCGCGGTCGACTGGCAGGACGTGGCCGCGATCTTTGTCGACGACGCCCAGGCGCAGGCTGACGTGCGGGCCGCTCGACACGGCGACGAGGAGGCCTTTGAGCGCGCCGCGCAGGCGGACCTCCTGTGGTACGACGTCACCGAGCGCGACCACCTGGCTGACGACCTCGGTGCCTGA
- a CDS encoding exonuclease domain-containing protein — translation MRTDHEDHSRTSRSHRPGSWTDGPLLGLDTETTGVDPARDHLVTAALVWRGPATGQEARARHVRTWLADPGVEIPEAAAAVHGITTEQARGAGSPPAQVLRELTAELVTALRAGTPVVVFNASFDLTLLDHELVRHHLPTLEEQLGHPPAPVVDPLVMDRAADRFRRGKRRLSDLCEVYGVTPDTTLHTAEVDVAATLDVLEAMVQTHPVLARLEVDELVAWQAREHRRWAESFNAWLARTNPSRRPVPLQWPVPEPPAAQASGRPV, via the coding sequence ATGCGTACCGACCACGAGGACCACAGCCGCACGAGCCGCAGTCACCGACCCGGCTCGTGGACCGACGGCCCGCTGCTGGGCCTCGACACCGAGACCACAGGCGTGGACCCAGCCCGGGACCACCTGGTCACCGCCGCCCTGGTGTGGCGTGGACCAGCGACCGGGCAGGAGGCGCGGGCGCGCCATGTGCGCACCTGGCTGGCGGACCCAGGAGTCGAGATCCCCGAGGCCGCGGCGGCCGTCCACGGGATCACCACCGAGCAGGCCCGCGGCGCTGGCAGCCCTCCGGCCCAGGTCCTGCGCGAGCTCACCGCCGAGCTGGTCACGGCCCTGCGGGCCGGGACCCCCGTGGTGGTCTTCAACGCCTCATTCGACCTCACCCTCCTGGACCACGAGCTGGTCCGCCACCACCTGCCTACCTTGGAGGAGCAGCTGGGGCACCCCCCGGCGCCCGTGGTGGACCCCCTGGTCATGGACCGGGCCGCTGACCGCTTCCGCCGTGGCAAACGCCGCCTGAGTGACCTGTGCGAGGTCTACGGCGTCACGCCTGACACCACCCTGCACACCGCGGAGGTGGACGTCGCCGCCACACTCGACGTCCTGGAGGCCATGGTCCAGACCCACCCCGTCCTGGCACGCCTGGAGGTTGACGAGCTGGTCGCCTGGCAGGCCCGGGAGCACCGCCGCTGGGCAGAGTCCTTCAACGCGTGGCTGGCCCGCACGAACCCCTCCAGGCGACCGGTCCCCCTGCAGTGGCCGGTCCCCGAGCCGCCTGCGGCTCAGGCCTCCGGGCGGCCAGTGTAG
- a CDS encoding LysM peptidoglycan-binding domain-containing protein: MTQRTGLTVLAVASAALTAALCVALLSSVRTLEETPLSLWGGSQLTSAVVALASGAGAAGALWHAVSAAAALAALPGAGGRGHPASDVASRLLQRWGAPLVRRVAVGAVVAGLSTAPALAAEPDPPPNDLGWRPASSATQETPASTTPEPTDPRPQEVGSTPQEPAEPPGSPPRSHTVTPGESLWSVTVHSLPAGSSAEDISAAWPALYEANREVIGPDPAVLRPGTTLTLPEWTATTQVPQEGQDTRPSPP, translated from the coding sequence ATGACTCAACGAACCGGTCTGACGGTCCTGGCGGTAGCGTCCGCAGCGCTGACAGCAGCCCTATGCGTGGCACTACTCAGCTCTGTACGCACCCTGGAAGAGACTCCTCTCTCCCTGTGGGGAGGCAGCCAGCTCACCAGCGCCGTCGTCGCTCTTGCCAGCGGGGCCGGAGCAGCCGGGGCGCTGTGGCACGCCGTGTCGGCAGCAGCGGCTCTGGCGGCCCTGCCGGGCGCCGGGGGGCGAGGGCACCCCGCCAGCGACGTAGCGTCGCGGCTTCTTCAGCGCTGGGGCGCGCCCCTTGTCAGACGAGTCGCTGTGGGCGCGGTGGTGGCAGGCCTCAGCACAGCGCCCGCCCTGGCCGCCGAGCCCGACCCGCCACCGAACGACCTGGGCTGGAGGCCCGCATCCTCCGCGACCCAGGAGACCCCCGCTTCCACCACTCCGGAGCCCACCGATCCCCGACCACAGGAGGTCGGCAGCACCCCGCAGGAGCCGGCGGAGCCACCAGGGTCGCCGCCGCGCAGCCATACCGTCACGCCGGGGGAGTCACTGTGGTCCGTCACCGTGCACAGCCTCCCCGCAGGCAGCAGCGCCGAGGACATCTCCGCCGCCTGGCCCGCGCTCTACGAGGCCAACCGGGAGGTTATCGGCCCCGACCCCGCAGTCCTCCGCCCCGGTACCACCCTGACACTGCCGGAGTGGACCGCTACGACCCAGGTACCACAGGAGGGACAGGACACCCGCCCCTCACCTCCCTAG
- a CDS encoding Fis family transcriptional regulator, with protein sequence MDWESMLADLESRFEAERRTELAVHSAELAEAETAAVTAADRLRGAVGRAVRLRTRSGLPVDGVVRRAGSAYAVVDEGQGLQAVVPVDGLATMAPLPRPAPPEVRRLPTLGSLLREIARRGVRVRLYTSAGEVVGRLVRVGADHVDVALDPEGAGRPGYAAGALVTTVMLSAVEILRSR encoded by the coding sequence GTGGACTGGGAGTCGATGCTGGCTGACCTGGAGAGCCGCTTTGAGGCGGAGAGGCGCACTGAGCTGGCTGTCCACAGTGCCGAGCTGGCGGAGGCGGAGACGGCGGCTGTTACTGCTGCCGACCGGCTCCGAGGCGCGGTGGGCAGGGCTGTGCGCCTGCGCACCCGTAGCGGCCTGCCTGTGGACGGCGTCGTGCGCCGGGCCGGTTCCGCCTATGCCGTGGTAGACGAGGGGCAGGGGCTCCAGGCAGTGGTGCCCGTGGACGGGCTGGCCACGATGGCTCCCCTGCCCCGGCCCGCGCCTCCTGAGGTCCGGCGACTGCCCACCCTGGGCTCCCTACTGCGCGAGATCGCCCGGCGTGGTGTCCGGGTGCGCCTGTACACCAGCGCCGGGGAGGTGGTTGGTCGGCTGGTGCGCGTGGGTGCCGACCACGTCGATGTCGCCCTCGACCCGGAGGGGGCTGGGCGGCCGGGGTACGCTGCGGGAGCGCTCGTCACCACCGTCATGCTCTCGGCCGTGGAGATCCTCCGCAGCCGTTGA
- a CDS encoding Rv3235 family protein, whose product MVTAAAEVLMGSRPVDHLARWTTPALFRALSRRAGLASRVLGPGRRRARPRTRSVRTQATLHGACEATVLIEDGERVRAAAARLEPLHGQWVLTNLEIA is encoded by the coding sequence GTGGTCACCGCCGCCGCAGAGGTCCTCATGGGCTCACGCCCCGTCGACCACCTGGCCCGATGGACCACCCCCGCCCTGTTCCGCGCCCTGTCGCGCCGCGCAGGACTGGCCTCCCGGGTCCTGGGGCCAGGCAGGCGCAGAGCCAGGCCAAGGACCCGTTCCGTGCGCACCCAGGCGACGCTGCACGGCGCCTGCGAGGCCACGGTCCTGATCGAGGACGGGGAGCGGGTCCGGGCCGCCGCCGCCCGCCTGGAGCCGCTGCACGGCCAGTGGGTGCTGACCAACCTGGAGATCGCGTGA
- a CDS encoding DNA/RNA non-specific endonuclease produces MGAVLVGPRGEACAGGVGWGFLGGFYTDGSGVVVHVEAHSAVERRGWLGITQDALNPDLKDPLPSATYTVDGRFHYTTDEWGRTVRIQVDELRKVDGDLEKYRSESVQERVGKYGGEGYDGGHLSGHQFGGAPEDINVVPMLRKVNQNHPDSFYRLEKEIAASRGAYENIDIRIEYDGPPGVEPGTSLSGVPQAGRVPTEFRVSWTDEQRMRTVPRRFVNE; encoded by the coding sequence ATGGGGGCGGTGCTGGTGGGTCCGCGGGGTGAGGCCTGTGCCGGTGGTGTCGGCTGGGGCTTCTTGGGTGGCTTCTACACTGATGGGTCTGGTGTGGTGGTGCACGTGGAGGCGCACTCGGCGGTGGAGCGTCGTGGGTGGCTGGGGATAACGCAGGACGCGCTCAACCCGGACCTGAAGGACCCTCTGCCCAGCGCGACCTACACGGTGGACGGGAGGTTCCACTACACCACTGATGAGTGGGGTCGTACGGTGCGTATCCAGGTGGATGAGCTCAGGAAGGTTGATGGTGACCTGGAGAAGTACCGCTCGGAGTCGGTCCAGGAGCGGGTCGGTAAGTACGGTGGTGAGGGCTATGACGGGGGTCACCTGTCTGGTCACCAGTTCGGCGGGGCTCCGGAGGACATCAACGTGGTGCCCATGCTGCGCAAGGTCAACCAGAACCACCCGGACAGCTTCTACAGGCTGGAGAAGGAGATCGCCGCCAGCCGGGGCGCCTACGAGAACATCGACATCCGGATCGAGTACGACGGCCCACCAGGGGTGGAGCCGGGGACCTCGCTGAGCGGGGTGCCCCAGGCAGGCCGGGTACCCACCGAGTTCCGTGTCTCATGGACTGATGAGCAGAGGATGAGAACGGTTCCGCGCCGTTTTGTCAATGAGTGA
- a CDS encoding DNA/RNA non-specific endonuclease, which yields MSGHQFGGAPEDINVVPMLRKVNQNHPDSFYRLEKEIAASQGAYKHLDIRIEYGGPPEAPSGTSLKGVPTADRVPTEFRVYLANAGGVPRTFPNR from the coding sequence CTGTCTGGTCACCAGTTCGGCGGGGCTCCGGAGGACATCAACGTGGTGCCCATGCTGCGCAAGGTCAACCAGAACCACCCGGACAGCTTCTACAGGCTGGAGAAGGAGATCGCCGCCAGCCAGGGAGCCTACAAGCACCTGGACATCCGGATCGAGTACGGCGGGCCACCAGAGGCTCCTTCGGGCACGTCCCTGAAGGGCGTGCCCACCGCTGACCGGGTGCCCACCGAGTTCCGCGTCTATTTGGCTAACGCTGGGGGCGTGCCGAGGACGTTTCCGAACAGGTGA
- a CDS encoding DNA/RNA non-specific endonuclease codes for MVVHVEAHSAVERRGWWGMREPLNPDLRDPLPSATYTVDGRFHYTTDEWGRTVRIQVKGLDEVSETYDSSRARRRIGNYGGDGFDGGHLIAHRFGGGPEDINVVPMRRTLNQGTEGMYPYSYKKLEDDIAASRGAYENIDIHIEYDGPPGVEPGTSLKGVPKTDRVPVKFEVRWVANGVPRSKPFENF; via the coding sequence GTGGTGGTGCACGTGGAGGCGCACTCGGCGGTGGAGCGTCGTGGGTGGTGGGGCATGCGCGAGCCGTTGAACCCTGACCTGAGGGACCCTCTTCCGAGTGCGACCTACACGGTGGACGGGAGGTTCCACTACACCACTGATGAGTGGGGGCGCACGGTGCGCATCCAGGTGAAAGGGCTGGACGAGGTCTCGGAGACTTACGACTCCTCCCGGGCGCGTAGGCGTATCGGCAACTACGGTGGTGACGGCTTTGACGGGGGGCATCTGATTGCTCACCGGTTTGGTGGGGGGCCGGAGGACATCAACGTGGTGCCTATGCGCAGAACCCTCAACCAGGGGACTGAGGGGATGTACCCGTACAGCTACAAGAAGCTCGAGGACGACATCGCCGCCAGCCGGGGCGCCTACGAGAACATCGACATCCATATCGAGTACGACGGCCCACCAGGGGTGGAGCCCGGCACCTCCTTGAAGGGCGTGCCCAAGACCGACCGGGTACCTGTGAAGTTTGAGGTCAGGTGGGTTGCGAACGGTGTCCCGCGTAGCAAGCCGTTTGAGAACTTCTAG
- a CDS encoding AAA family ATPase encodes MSTPRAGVLLALSGEDAEIVRALDQAGSGLSVVRRCADLPELLSAGMAGLASLVVLDTGFEEIDRTVLDRLGRAGLSGLLLVEPGEQERWRSVGWLVERRDAPATQVRGLLQDLARSRAGQPEQPGRAEQPGQAGQLQDHWPAQAGEAVQGAGAPLVAGSSSTPGSRLSSLPPGLHSPAPAPGGPGAASGVPEEVPWSPQAPVAGSGGEGVPPGEALGRLAVVWGTHGAPGRSTVAASLAHGLASAGGAVLADADVEAPCLVQLLGMPDDSSALAGAARLATHGRLDAESFSRFLASAGTNLHLLAGLGRAGRWRELPAASMTEVWLQCRRAAAWTVVDVSGGPLEDETDGFTFEPGRSAVACDLVSAADVVVVVGAADPVGVRRLVQLLADLDTVTTTGTRTEVVVNRVRASAAGPAPHRAVREAVERYGGVSRVVLLPEDAAAADRALLEGRSVLDAAPTSALGRALADLVDRVDPRAGAAARARGQSQGRGPRRLWAALRARQGQVPGWQRTRQEPRARARRRPAAMVSQWEAPPPDPTSPPEPTSPLGPPHPPEPPPPPLQPGPPPPPPPEPPGTLPVAEDLSGSSGPPGGQLVRDAQASLERRRGRHRR; translated from the coding sequence GTGAGCACGCCGCGCGCCGGCGTCCTCCTGGCCCTCAGTGGTGAGGACGCTGAGATCGTGCGGGCGCTGGACCAGGCGGGCAGCGGGCTGAGCGTGGTGCGCCGCTGCGCCGACCTGCCCGAGCTGCTGTCGGCGGGCATGGCAGGGCTGGCCTCCCTCGTCGTCCTGGACACCGGCTTCGAGGAGATCGACCGCACCGTCCTCGACAGGCTGGGCCGGGCAGGCCTGAGCGGCCTCCTGCTGGTCGAGCCGGGTGAGCAGGAGCGCTGGCGCAGCGTGGGCTGGCTCGTGGAGCGCCGTGACGCCCCCGCTACACAGGTGCGTGGCCTGCTCCAGGACCTGGCCCGCTCACGTGCCGGGCAGCCCGAGCAGCCTGGCCGAGCTGAGCAGCCTGGCCAGGCTGGTCAGCTCCAGGACCACTGGCCTGCACAGGCGGGCGAGGCGGTGCAGGGGGCTGGAGCGCCTCTCGTCGCGGGTTCCTCGTCCACCCCCGGCTCCCGGCTCTCGTCCCTGCCACCGGGGCTGCACTCGCCCGCACCCGCCCCGGGAGGACCTGGAGCCGCGTCGGGCGTCCCGGAGGAGGTCCCCTGGTCACCGCAGGCGCCCGTGGCGGGGTCGGGCGGTGAGGGGGTGCCTCCCGGTGAGGCCCTGGGCAGGCTCGCTGTCGTATGGGGGACCCACGGCGCCCCCGGGCGCTCCACGGTGGCGGCCTCCCTGGCGCACGGGCTGGCCAGCGCCGGAGGAGCAGTCCTTGCCGACGCCGACGTGGAGGCCCCCTGCCTGGTCCAGCTCCTGGGCATGCCAGACGACTCCTCGGCGCTGGCAGGTGCTGCCCGCCTGGCCACCCACGGCAGGCTGGACGCAGAGTCCTTCAGCAGGTTCCTGGCGTCGGCGGGCACCAACCTCCACCTTCTGGCCGGGCTGGGTCGTGCCGGGCGGTGGCGTGAGCTGCCTGCGGCCTCCATGACCGAGGTGTGGCTCCAGTGCCGCCGGGCCGCCGCCTGGACCGTGGTAGACGTGTCCGGCGGTCCCCTTGAGGACGAGACCGACGGCTTCACCTTCGAGCCGGGGCGCTCGGCGGTCGCCTGCGACCTTGTGTCGGCGGCCGACGTCGTGGTCGTCGTGGGGGCGGCCGACCCGGTCGGGGTCAGGCGGCTCGTCCAGCTCCTGGCCGACCTGGACACCGTCACCACCACGGGGACCAGGACGGAGGTCGTGGTCAACCGGGTCCGGGCCTCCGCCGCCGGACCCGCTCCTCACCGGGCTGTTCGTGAGGCTGTGGAGCGCTACGGGGGCGTGAGCCGGGTCGTGCTGCTCCCTGAGGACGCGGCCGCTGCTGACAGGGCGTTGCTTGAGGGGCGCAGCGTCCTGGACGCCGCCCCCACCAGTGCCCTGGGACGGGCGTTAGCCGATTTGGTGGACCGGGTGGACCCGCGTGCGGGCGCAGCCGCTCGTGCGCGGGGGCAGTCGCAGGGCCGGGGGCCGCGCAGGCTGTGGGCAGCGCTGCGAGCCCGGCAGGGGCAGGTGCCGGGGTGGCAGAGGACCCGCCAGGAGCCACGAGCGCGGGCACGACGACGACCCGCAGCGATGGTGAGCCAGTGGGAGGCACCTCCTCCTGATCCGACAAGCCCGCCGGAGCCGACAAGCCCTCTTGGGCCACCACACCCGCCTGAGCCGCCGCCACCACCCCTCCAGCCGGGACCGCCGCCTCCGCCCCCGCCTGAGCCGCCCGGGACGCTGCCGGTGGCCGAGGACCTCTCCGGGTCCTCAGGGCCACCCGGTGGGCAGCTGGTCAGGGATGCGCAGGCCTCCCTGGAGCGTCGTCGAGGACGCCACCGCCGCTGA
- a CDS encoding zinc transporter, whose amino-acid sequence MRYTAVPLPTVPARAIPDPACAHAPRPSRNPGPGRRRRAATWWGCVLVLCLLSTVLAMAPPALATGDDDRISVYRSGNSGLSVGGSTTTTVVPPGTTTGGSGGGGSPGGGSPGGDQAPAPPDRSILPQLEENVRQGCAQSVTGPECTNALTELLACQLVCKDPTPQAAPQLPVAQPEPVTLTVSDVQRLMVSGNGLTRQPGGPQALVTKPVIAYTSDAPQTLTTTVAGTQVTVTATPTSYRWDWGDATTDTTTDPGAPWPDHTVHHTYATTATDVTITLTTTWTATWSLPDGTTHDLDGTLTTTDTATPFDLVRPLAYLTDDAEHAQGH is encoded by the coding sequence GTGAGGTACACAGCCGTCCCGCTTCCCACCGTTCCGGCTCGCGCCATCCCGGACCCGGCCTGCGCACACGCGCCCCGTCCCTCCAGAAACCCCGGGCCGGGACGACGCCGGAGGGCAGCGACGTGGTGGGGATGCGTCCTGGTCCTGTGCCTGTTGTCCACCGTCCTGGCTATGGCCCCGCCCGCTTTAGCAACCGGGGACGATGACCGCATCTCCGTATACCGGTCCGGCAACTCCGGCCTGAGCGTGGGCGGCTCCACGACCACGACCGTGGTCCCACCCGGGACCACGACGGGCGGATCGGGTGGTGGAGGCTCTCCGGGAGGGGGCTCCCCAGGAGGGGACCAGGCACCCGCCCCGCCTGACCGCTCCATCCTGCCCCAGCTGGAGGAGAACGTCCGCCAGGGGTGTGCCCAGTCCGTCACCGGCCCCGAGTGCACCAACGCCCTCACCGAGCTGCTCGCCTGCCAGCTGGTCTGCAAGGACCCCACCCCGCAGGCAGCCCCCCAGCTCCCCGTCGCCCAGCCCGAGCCGGTCACCCTGACGGTCTCCGACGTCCAGCGCCTCATGGTCTCCGGCAACGGGCTCACCCGCCAGCCGGGCGGTCCCCAGGCACTGGTCACCAAGCCTGTCATCGCCTACACCAGCGATGCCCCGCAGACCCTGACCACCACCGTGGCCGGGACCCAGGTCACCGTCACCGCCACTCCCACCTCCTACCGCTGGGACTGGGGGGACGCCACCACGGACACCACCACCGACCCCGGCGCCCCCTGGCCCGACCACACCGTCCACCACACCTACGCCACGACTGCCACCGACGTCACCATCACCCTGACCACCACCTGGACCGCCACCTGGAGCCTGCCTGACGGCACCACCCACGACCTGGACGGCACTCTCACTACCACCGACACTGCCACACCCTTCGACCTGGTCCGTCCCCTGGCCTATCTCACCGACGACGCCGAGCACGCCCAGGGGCACTAG
- a CDS encoding helix-turn-helix domain-containing protein — protein sequence MSARFLTIADVAEQLQLSAQGVRALIRSGDLPAIQVGARRLWRIEDQALEDYIQRQLASTRAMVAAGTLSEDEDADQRA from the coding sequence ATGAGCGCACGCTTCCTCACCATCGCCGACGTCGCCGAGCAACTCCAGCTCTCCGCCCAGGGAGTGCGCGCCCTCATCCGCTCCGGCGACCTGCCCGCCATCCAGGTAGGAGCGCGCAGGCTGTGGCGGATCGAGGACCAGGCCCTGGAGGACTACATCCAGCGCCAGCTGGCCTCCACCCGCGCCATGGTCGCCGCAGGGACACTCAGCGAGGACGAGGACGCGGACCAGAGGGCCTGA
- a CDS encoding DUF6318 family protein, with translation MGVLVGLLAATACGLGGCSRADGTAATSPTSMSSPATASTTPSPTLSLPPLPPQQETSRQAALATPPPDRPAGMDEQTPEGAIATAEYLLSLIPYISATGDLSLWQEHTEDSGCVFCQSVTDNTNSLHAQGGWEEIWNTNVTQSGYADPEQGYHYSRVDLVFDHDAVYRYDGSGSDPQVYEAQTQKMMTFALIYRDGQWLLGEAEVYEEDQ, from the coding sequence GTGGGAGTCCTCGTCGGCCTCCTCGCCGCCACGGCGTGCGGCCTGGGCGGGTGCTCCCGGGCGGACGGGACGGCGGCCACCTCGCCGACCTCGATGTCCTCCCCAGCCACAGCCAGCACCACGCCCTCGCCCACACTCTCACTGCCTCCCCTCCCACCGCAGCAGGAGACCAGTCGCCAAGCAGCCCTGGCGACGCCCCCACCGGACCGACCCGCAGGCATGGACGAGCAGACCCCCGAGGGGGCCATCGCCACCGCCGAGTACCTGCTGAGTCTCATTCCCTACATCAGTGCCACCGGAGACCTGAGCCTGTGGCAGGAGCACACCGAGGACAGCGGCTGCGTCTTCTGCCAGTCCGTCACCGACAACACCAACAGTCTCCACGCCCAGGGCGGGTGGGAAGAAATCTGGAATACCAACGTCACTCAGTCCGGCTACGCCGATCCCGAGCAGGGTTACCACTACTCCCGCGTTGACCTCGTCTTCGACCACGATGCCGTCTACCGCTACGACGGCAGCGGAAGCGACCCGCAGGTCTACGAGGCCCAGACGCAGAAGATGATGACCTTTGCCCTCATCTACCGCGACGGCCAGTGGCTCCTGGGCGAGGCCGAGGTCTATGAGGAGGACCAGTGA